The Brevibacillus brevis genome contains a region encoding:
- a CDS encoding ABC transporter permease, which produces MTSYFLKRVFYMALTLFGASILIFFLYALTPGDFVDTSPKLTAERKLELKAMYGLDKPVVERYFIWMKNALQGDFGYSLQYQQPVMSLLNDYIWNSFLLAITSTFFTWLIAISIGVLSAARQHSWFDALVTIGVFAAMSLPVFFVGLLFIKMFAVDAKLFPAGGMMTIGSKETGLAYAWDVVQHMFLPVTVLTLLSVGTLTRYFRTNMLEVIQQDFVRTARAKGLKEKAVLHKHALRNALLPAITLLGFELPALFGGAIITEKIFNWPGVGQLYMQAFSVRDYPLLMGFTMFLAILTVIGNLSADLLYRVADPRVRLK; this is translated from the coding sequence ATGACGTCCTACTTCCTGAAGAGGGTCTTTTACATGGCGTTGACGCTCTTCGGCGCATCCATTTTGATTTTTTTCCTGTATGCCTTAACGCCTGGTGATTTCGTTGATACGAGCCCCAAGCTGACAGCCGAACGAAAGCTGGAGCTAAAAGCGATGTACGGACTGGATAAGCCTGTTGTCGAACGATATTTCATCTGGATGAAAAACGCCCTCCAAGGCGATTTTGGCTATTCCTTGCAATACCAGCAGCCGGTGATGTCGCTGTTGAACGATTATATCTGGAATTCGTTTTTGCTGGCGATTACCTCTACCTTTTTTACGTGGCTGATTGCGATCTCAATCGGCGTTCTGTCTGCTGCGAGGCAGCATTCCTGGTTCGATGCGCTCGTGACGATCGGTGTTTTTGCTGCGATGTCGTTGCCTGTCTTCTTCGTCGGGCTGCTGTTTATCAAGATGTTTGCCGTTGATGCCAAGCTGTTTCCCGCAGGGGGCATGATGACGATCGGCAGCAAGGAAACAGGGCTCGCCTATGCGTGGGACGTGGTCCAGCATATGTTTTTGCCTGTGACGGTGCTGACTTTGTTGAGCGTGGGGACGCTGACTCGCTATTTTCGAACGAACATGCTGGAGGTCATTCAACAAGACTTCGTGCGCACGGCCCGGGCAAAAGGATTGAAGGAAAAAGCAGTCCTGCACAAGCACGCGCTGCGCAATGCGCTCCTGCCGGCCATTACACTGCTGGGCTTTGAGCTGCCAGCATTGTTCGGTGGGGCGATCATCACGGAAAAAATCTTTAACTGGCCCGGTGTCGGACAGTTGTACATGCAGGCGTTTTCTGTACGGGACTACCCGCTCTTGATGGGCTTTACGATGTTCCTGGCGATTCTCACCGTCATCGGAAACTTATCTGCTGATTTGCTGTACAGAGTGGCTGACCCACGGGTTCGGTTGAAATAG
- a CDS encoding serine hydrolase — translation MTAWKEQFQAYAQQLLDEAKAPGAAIAVARDGELLYEGTFGFRDREQQLPLSRDTVFGIASITKSFTCVAIMQLQEAGKLSVHDPVVKYLPEFRAGDHELTARMTIHHFMTHTPGIAPMPYLDGAMRRSMENDPAVIGTKAEEELKTVPYLDTYEEVMEAIAGFKGKPLSEPGGAFSYNNDAYGLLGAIIERVSNQTYENYVATHILQPLGMDRTVFSVDELADKDDVTILYTNKKIEDENEIIAAPIWHDAPAMRAAGFLKSTVNDLLAYLEVFRLGAAGNPTPILSADSIRQMLTPFARVDGHRSYGYGLMVSPAFPDGLLVEHGGSLKGISSHIFSVPNQGITGVILVNLDGVSVRELVLGFLNSYFARPAGAPVYAYDPYAVDDEQFSLYEGRYSSQEWVSASIAKNEGKLFLEVDGLSYPLIPVQKDSFVFQKRDSVPWIEFFRDEDGQVARMSYGLRQLTRETTKSPS, via the coding sequence ATGACGGCATGGAAGGAACAGTTCCAGGCGTATGCACAGCAGCTGCTGGACGAGGCGAAGGCTCCTGGCGCAGCTATTGCGGTTGCACGTGATGGTGAGCTTTTGTACGAGGGGACGTTCGGTTTTCGTGACAGGGAGCAGCAACTGCCACTTTCCCGCGACACCGTTTTTGGCATCGCATCCATCACCAAATCGTTTACCTGCGTTGCGATCATGCAGTTGCAGGAGGCAGGAAAGCTGTCTGTCCACGATCCGGTTGTGAAATATTTGCCTGAGTTTCGGGCGGGCGACCACGAGCTGACAGCGCGCATGACGATTCATCACTTCATGACACATACGCCTGGAATAGCACCCATGCCTTATTTAGACGGCGCAATGAGGCGGAGCATGGAGAATGACCCTGCTGTCATTGGAACCAAGGCAGAGGAAGAACTGAAGACAGTGCCTTACTTGGATACGTACGAAGAAGTCATGGAAGCCATTGCTGGATTCAAAGGGAAGCCGCTCTCAGAGCCAGGGGGTGCCTTTAGCTACAACAACGATGCGTACGGGCTTTTGGGGGCGATCATTGAACGGGTCAGCAACCAGACGTATGAAAACTACGTTGCGACGCATATTTTGCAGCCGCTGGGTATGGACAGAACCGTTTTCTCCGTGGATGAATTGGCTGACAAGGATGACGTCACGATCTTGTATACCAACAAAAAAATCGAGGACGAAAACGAAATCATTGCAGCACCCATCTGGCACGATGCCCCAGCGATGCGAGCAGCCGGTTTCCTCAAATCAACTGTGAATGATCTGCTCGCTTATTTAGAGGTCTTTCGTTTGGGTGCAGCGGGAAACCCGACACCGATTCTGTCTGCCGATAGCATCCGGCAGATGCTCACTCCCTTTGCTCGTGTAGACGGGCACCGCTCCTACGGCTATGGTCTGATGGTCTCGCCTGCCTTTCCAGATGGCTTGCTGGTAGAGCATGGCGGTTCGTTGAAGGGAATCAGCTCGCACATTTTTTCGGTTCCGAATCAAGGGATTACGGGCGTGATTTTGGTCAATCTCGATGGTGTGAGTGTCCGAGAGTTGGTCCTGGGCTTTTTGAACAGTTACTTTGCAAGACCAGCCGGAGCTCCGGTCTATGCCTATGATCCATACGCGGTCGACGATGAGCAGTTTTCACTGTACGAGGGTCGCTACTCTTCGCAGGAATGGGTAAGCGCATCGATAGCCAAAAACGAAGGCAAGCTATTCCTGGAGGTCGATGGTCTTTCGTACCCACTGATACCGGTACAAAAAGACAGCTTCGTTTTCCAAAAAAGAGACTCCGTCCCCTGGATTGAGTTTTTCCGGGATGAAGACGGGCAAGTAGCGAGGATGAGCTACGGATTGCGTCAGTTGACGAGAGAGACCACAAAATCGCCAAGCTAA
- a CDS encoding DUF2325 domain-containing protein: MAGVLVVGGDRVAEIESLLQNKGFQNVYHVSGRKKSDVKATIPSDTELVLVFINFVSHSLSKNMKKLAKQKHVPIVFCRRSCDAVAMYEPAIS; encoded by the coding sequence ATGGCAGGCGTTCTCGTGGTAGGAGGAGATCGGGTAGCAGAAATCGAGAGCTTGTTGCAGAACAAAGGGTTCCAGAATGTCTATCACGTATCAGGTCGCAAAAAATCCGATGTGAAGGCGACGATTCCTTCTGATACGGAGCTTGTTCTTGTCTTTATTAACTTCGTGAGTCACAGCTTGAGTAAAAATATGAAGAAGCTGGCGAAGCAAAAGCACGTCCCGATCGTTTTTTGCCGACGATCATGTGATGCGGTAGCCATGTATGAACCAGCGATAAGCTAG
- the opp4C gene encoding oligopeptide ABC transporter permease has translation MASTVSEVAEVTRPEQVALRSSLWHEAFMRLKKKRLAMFGLVFLLVMAAVCFIGPFFSPYASGKINTAMINKPPSFSHWLGTDSLGRDILTRLMQAGRISLTVGIASMVLSVSIGALLGALAGFYRGWVDQVIMRVADVLMTIPGLPLLFIMGAVLSEWKIPTDYRIYIVMVMLSLIGWPGLARMVRSQMLTLRESEFMQAAEVLGLRDRRKLFFHLLPNLTPLLIVVATLNVGGAILSESVLSYFGLGVVPPTPTWGNMMDAANTLIDFQKRPWLWVPPGIAIFATVISINLLGDGLRDALDPKQKR, from the coding sequence ATGGCATCAACGGTAAGTGAAGTAGCGGAGGTGACGAGACCGGAGCAGGTAGCGTTGCGTTCTTCTTTGTGGCACGAGGCGTTTATGCGACTGAAAAAGAAGCGTCTGGCCATGTTTGGACTTGTGTTTTTACTCGTCATGGCAGCGGTATGCTTCATCGGTCCGTTTTTTTCTCCGTACGCATCCGGCAAGATTAATACGGCCATGATCAACAAGCCGCCAAGCTTCTCTCATTGGCTCGGGACGGACAGTTTGGGCAGAGACATTTTGACGCGGTTGATGCAGGCTGGCCGAATCTCATTGACAGTCGGCATCGCTTCCATGGTGCTCTCCGTTTCCATTGGCGCCCTTCTCGGTGCACTAGCTGGCTTTTACCGCGGGTGGGTCGATCAAGTGATCATGCGTGTAGCAGACGTGCTTATGACCATTCCTGGTCTGCCGCTTTTGTTTATTATGGGCGCAGTCCTCTCCGAGTGGAAAATCCCGACCGACTACCGCATTTACATCGTCATGGTCATGCTGAGCCTGATCGGCTGGCCCGGCTTGGCCCGAATGGTCCGCAGCCAGATGCTCACTCTGCGCGAAAGTGAATTCATGCAAGCAGCAGAAGTACTCGGTCTGCGCGACAGACGCAAGCTCTTCTTCCATTTGCTGCCCAATCTGACCCCACTCTTGATTGTCGTTGCCACCTTGAACGTCGGTGGTGCCATCCTGAGTGAATCCGTATTATCGTACTTCGGCCTCGGTGTCGTTCCGCCAACGCCAACATGGGGCAACATGATGGATGCAGCGAATACCTTGATCGATTTTCAGAAAAGACCGTGGCTGTGGGTACCTCCTGGGATTGCTATTTTTGCTACCGTGATCTCGATTAATTTGTTGGGAGATGGGCTGCGGGATGCTTTGGACCCGAAGCAGAAGCGTTGA
- a CDS encoding serine hydrolase, translated as MTWQQAVENVLKEAPGIYGIAAVHLETGETVGHLDEELFQLASTFKIPIMVTLMREVEAGRIRLDQRVTLKWEDRVPGSGILQELDAGAALTVKDLATLMTIVSDNYATDQILELIGGIDKVNEHMHELGLSQIHLRHNCWVLLNHCVGMNEPTPSQEGFDEFMRREESGNYELIHDVSIPTRDNNVATPAELNRLLIMIARKEILTEASCELMLDIMRRQHYNSRLPYLLPEGTKVAHKTGTVNDVVNDAGIIYLPEGKGMIAITALSRGVTDKEAAELTIARVAKAIYEQAMGS; from the coding sequence ATGACATGGCAGCAAGCAGTAGAGAACGTGCTTAAGGAAGCTCCCGGTATTTATGGGATCGCAGCTGTACATCTGGAAACAGGAGAGACAGTAGGGCATCTGGATGAAGAGTTGTTTCAACTGGCAAGTACATTCAAAATTCCGATCATGGTCACCTTGATGCGCGAGGTGGAAGCAGGACGAATCCGCCTCGACCAGCGGGTAACACTGAAATGGGAGGATCGCGTGCCGGGGTCAGGCATTTTGCAAGAGCTGGATGCTGGAGCGGCCTTAACAGTCAAAGACTTGGCGACACTGATGACGATTGTCAGCGATAACTACGCGACAGACCAAATCCTCGAGCTGATCGGCGGTATCGACAAGGTGAATGAGCACATGCACGAACTGGGTCTTTCGCAGATTCATTTGCGTCATAATTGCTGGGTGCTTCTCAACCACTGTGTAGGTATGAACGAGCCCACACCTTCTCAGGAAGGATTCGATGAGTTCATGCGACGGGAAGAGTCAGGCAATTACGAATTGATCCACGATGTTTCGATACCTACCCGTGATAATAACGTAGCCACACCAGCCGAGCTGAACCGTCTGCTTATCATGATTGCGCGAAAAGAAATTCTCACGGAAGCCTCCTGCGAGCTGATGCTGGACATCATGCGACGTCAGCATTACAACAGCCGTCTGCCGTACTTGTTGCCAGAAGGAACAAAGGTCGCTCATAAGACAGGAACCGTTAATGATGTCGTCAACGATGCTGGCATCATTTATTTGCCCGAAGGAAAAGGGATGATTGCGATCACGGCACTATCACGCGGTGTGACTGACAAAGAAGCCGCAGAGCTAACCATCGCCCGTGTTGCAAAAGCGATTTATGAGCAAGCAATGGGGAGTTGA
- a CDS encoding YezD family protein, which produces MAKNKISLDDLLLEKIARALNDLEYGSIHIVVHDSQVVQIERTEKYRLRAEKPDAKVPQERTGK; this is translated from the coding sequence ATGGCAAAAAATAAGATTTCCCTAGACGATCTCTTATTGGAGAAAATCGCACGCGCACTGAACGATCTGGAATACGGCTCCATACATATTGTGGTTCACGATTCGCAGGTCGTTCAGATTGAACGGACGGAAAAATACAGACTCCGCGCGGAAAAGCCTGATGCAAAAGTTCCCCAAGAACGCACCGGAAAATAG
- a CDS encoding peptide ABC transporter substrate-binding protein, with product MKRPVVMTSLFVLLTGLFAGCSSGNTPTQTAPDNQQQPAPAQQATVQPAAEQTLRMNAAEPETLDSGMSNDVISGAFIRSLYDGLVRLDKDGKPVNSVASDIQVSKDKKVYTFTLRDSKWSNGDPVTAQDFAFGWMRVLNPKTASGSAYKYYPIKNARAFYEGKAKAEDVGIKVVNDKTLQVTLENPTPYFLTLATFYYPVNQKVIEANPDWAKKPASIVTNGPFKLVNWEHKNKIELAKNEHYWDKDVVKFNEIEFSMIEDTNTELELFNSGELDWAGGPISGLPADAIGPLRDEGKLQTMQRATNYYLLFQTEKPPFTNSKIRKAFAYAINRSDIAENIGQAGQTPLMGFVPLSASLKPEGYFKDNDVETAKQLLAEGMKEMGITKLPEITYLYNTSDLNKKIAEALQAQWKQSLGVDVKLINKELKVMFDDQEQGKYMISRTGWTGDYNDSVNFLELMMEKYSSNNSTFWFSEKYVELVKKAYAEPDEAKRNQYLVEAESILMEEMPVTGVYSSVNSWVQNEKVKGITVDPLGYIDFKWGYKEQ from the coding sequence ATGAAAAGACCAGTTGTCATGACAAGTCTCTTCGTATTGCTTACGGGACTATTTGCAGGCTGTAGCAGCGGCAATACACCGACTCAAACCGCACCAGACAACCAGCAGCAACCAGCGCCAGCACAGCAGGCAACTGTGCAGCCTGCGGCAGAGCAGACCTTGCGAATGAATGCCGCCGAGCCTGAAACACTTGATTCAGGCATGTCCAACGACGTGATTTCCGGCGCCTTCATCCGTTCGCTGTACGACGGGCTCGTTCGATTGGACAAGGATGGCAAGCCAGTCAATTCCGTTGCATCCGACATTCAAGTATCTAAGGACAAAAAGGTGTATACCTTTACTTTGCGTGATAGCAAGTGGAGCAATGGCGACCCGGTTACGGCTCAAGACTTCGCCTTTGGCTGGATGCGCGTGCTCAATCCGAAGACAGCCAGCGGCTCCGCCTACAAATACTATCCGATCAAAAATGCCCGCGCCTTTTACGAAGGGAAGGCGAAAGCGGAGGATGTCGGCATCAAGGTCGTCAATGACAAGACACTGCAAGTCACCTTGGAAAACCCTACCCCTTACTTCCTGACACTTGCGACCTTTTACTATCCGGTCAATCAAAAGGTGATAGAAGCCAATCCCGATTGGGCGAAAAAGCCCGCGTCCATCGTGACCAATGGGCCGTTCAAGCTGGTGAATTGGGAGCATAAAAACAAGATTGAGCTGGCCAAAAACGAGCACTATTGGGACAAGGACGTCGTGAAGTTTAACGAAATCGAGTTTTCCATGATAGAAGATACGAATACCGAGCTGGAGCTGTTCAATAGTGGCGAGCTGGATTGGGCTGGTGGACCGATTAGCGGACTGCCTGCGGATGCCATTGGACCGTTGCGCGACGAAGGCAAGCTGCAAACCATGCAACGTGCCACCAACTACTATCTCTTGTTCCAGACGGAAAAGCCGCCATTTACGAATAGCAAAATCCGCAAAGCGTTTGCCTACGCGATCAATCGCAGTGACATCGCTGAAAACATCGGCCAAGCCGGACAGACTCCCTTGATGGGCTTCGTCCCCCTTTCCGCCTCCCTGAAGCCGGAAGGATATTTCAAGGATAACGACGTGGAGACGGCGAAACAGTTATTGGCAGAAGGAATGAAGGAGATGGGCATCACCAAGCTGCCCGAAATCACCTATCTTTATAATACGTCCGACCTCAACAAGAAGATTGCCGAAGCGTTGCAGGCTCAATGGAAGCAATCTCTCGGTGTGGACGTCAAGCTGATCAACAAAGAATTGAAGGTCATGTTTGACGATCAGGAGCAAGGGAAGTACATGATTTCCCGAACAGGCTGGACGGGAGATTACAATGACTCCGTCAACTTCCTGGAGCTAATGATGGAGAAGTACAGCTCCAATAACTCTACCTTCTGGTTTAGTGAGAAGTACGTAGAACTGGTAAAAAAGGCGTACGCCGAGCCAGATGAGGCCAAGCGCAATCAGTATCTGGTCGAAGCAGAGAGCATCCTGATGGAAGAAATGCCGGTCACAGGTGTCTATTCCAGCGTGAATTCATGGGTACAAAATGAAAAGGTAAAAGGTATCACGGTCGATCCTTTAGGGTACATCGACTTCAAGTGGGGATACAAAGAACAATAG
- a CDS encoding ABC transporter ATP-binding protein gives MNALVDIQNLSTHFKSEQGVVKAVDALDLRIHEGETVCIVGESGCGKSAAAMSLMRLIPEAVGSIVSGEIWFAGRDLRKVSKEEMRKLRGNELAMIFQEPMSSLNPVLTIGEQIMEPIMEHQGLSKKAAQARAVELIELVGIPRAKEIAKSYPHKLSGGMLQRIMIAIAISCNPRLLIADEPTTALDVTIQAQILDLLRKIKDEAQTAILFITHDLGVVAEMADHVVVMYAGKVVEVSPVVELFEEPKHPYTQGLLRSKPVLNQRRAKLYSIPGQVPNPTTLGESCYFLDRCDQCLDICRVKQPPLRDKGDGRKVACWLYEEEIDRGQ, from the coding sequence ATGAATGCTTTAGTCGACATCCAAAATCTAAGCACGCACTTCAAGTCCGAACAAGGCGTGGTCAAAGCAGTTGATGCCCTCGATCTGCGCATCCATGAAGGAGAGACCGTATGCATCGTAGGCGAGTCAGGCTGCGGCAAAAGCGCGGCAGCCATGTCATTGATGAGACTAATCCCAGAGGCGGTAGGCAGTATCGTTTCGGGTGAGATATGGTTTGCAGGCCGTGATCTGCGAAAAGTCAGCAAAGAAGAAATGCGAAAGCTTCGGGGCAACGAGCTGGCAATGATTTTCCAGGAGCCGATGTCGTCTCTCAATCCCGTACTGACCATCGGTGAGCAGATCATGGAGCCGATCATGGAGCATCAAGGCCTAAGCAAAAAAGCAGCCCAAGCGAGAGCCGTTGAGTTGATCGAGCTGGTCGGAATCCCGCGGGCAAAAGAAATCGCCAAATCGTACCCCCATAAATTGAGCGGGGGCATGCTGCAACGCATTATGATTGCCATCGCAATATCCTGCAATCCTCGCCTGTTGATCGCCGATGAGCCGACGACTGCTTTGGATGTGACCATTCAGGCGCAAATTCTCGATCTGCTGCGCAAAATCAAGGACGAAGCCCAAACAGCGATTCTTTTTATCACGCATGATCTGGGTGTCGTAGCGGAAATGGCCGATCATGTGGTCGTGATGTACGCAGGGAAAGTGGTAGAGGTATCTCCTGTCGTCGAGCTGTTCGAGGAGCCGAAGCATCCATATACACAAGGCTTGCTTCGCTCCAAGCCTGTGTTGAATCAACGTAGAGCCAAGCTGTATTCCATCCCTGGTCAAGTGCCGAATCCGACGACCCTCGGTGAATCCTGCTATTTTCTTGACCGATGCGATCAGTGCTTGGACATTTGCCGGGTGAAACAGCCGCCTTTGCGTGATAAGGGAGACGGCAGAAAGGTCGCATGCTGGCTGTATGAGGAGGAGATCGACCGTGGACAGTAA
- a CDS encoding 3'-5' exonuclease, with protein sequence MQIIVFDLETTLTYQKDKIPEIIEIGAAKVVPGKNGVEVDTFQRYTFPAIERRITERTRKFIGLDKENMPTFIPFRRAFAEFMKWIGNDSEYYLCTWGQDDKRLMIEHCARFGLDFNWMRNYNDIQPPISMLLADRKQMSLKEAIDTAGIIQEGRLHSALVDAIHTAHLLIKYNKTVHLKENTPEENYNLSSSLYITCRSCKKSKYYTAFGRKSRRCEACLQHRKKLEKAAEAATVQQS encoded by the coding sequence TTGCAGATCATTGTTTTTGACCTTGAAACGACACTGACTTATCAGAAAGACAAGATCCCGGAAATTATTGAGATCGGAGCGGCAAAAGTCGTACCCGGAAAAAATGGCGTAGAGGTCGACACATTTCAGCGCTACACGTTTCCAGCCATTGAGCGCCGAATCACAGAGAGAACGCGCAAGTTCATCGGTCTCGATAAAGAGAACATGCCAACCTTCATCCCGTTTCGGCGGGCATTCGCAGAATTTATGAAGTGGATTGGCAACGATTCTGAGTACTACCTGTGCACATGGGGGCAAGACGACAAGCGGCTGATGATCGAGCATTGTGCGCGATTCGGATTGGACTTCAACTGGATGCGCAATTACAACGACATCCAGCCGCCAATTAGCATGCTTTTGGCTGATCGCAAGCAGATGAGTCTGAAAGAAGCGATTGACACGGCAGGAATCATCCAGGAGGGCAGGCTGCACTCGGCCTTGGTCGATGCCATCCATACGGCTCATTTGCTCATCAAATACAACAAGACGGTACACTTGAAGGAAAACACGCCAGAAGAGAACTACAATTTGTCGAGCTCGCTGTACATTACGTGCCGATCTTGCAAAAAAAGCAAATACTACACGGCTTTTGGGCGAAAAAGCAGAAGATGCGAAGCTTGCTTGCAACATCGCAAGAAGCTGGAAAAAGCCGCAGAAGCAGCAACCGTCCAACAGAGCTAA
- a CDS encoding GNAT family N-acetyltransferase, with translation MIRQAQSKEKETIVTMIGEGMLWRTEEIGDIVEKATVYIWEENEQIIGCGTYDLNSSGEDGTAEIYVYTRPDHRKRGIGSRLFEKLWLELQQHEEKPTAVMATYRVDHGQGADFFAKRGFASLWGHHLMKYTGEIGPEPTLDVRKFTESDMDMYIQSQSDAYYEVRKGIDLQPYRLADYPEKTMNAWKKWLLNDMREDIYLFEHEGVFVGSLIITGHGEVYDVFVDPVHQGKGYGKELVRFFVNRTLEKGLQPYLVTGTHNEPAIALYERTGFQTFQTTTTAKRDFA, from the coding sequence ATGATCCGACAAGCGCAATCAAAAGAAAAAGAGACAATCGTGACGATGATTGGCGAAGGCATGCTTTGGAGGACCGAAGAGATTGGCGATATCGTGGAAAAAGCTACAGTTTACATCTGGGAGGAAAACGAGCAAATCATCGGCTGTGGCACATATGATTTGAACTCCTCCGGTGAAGACGGGACAGCAGAAATATACGTCTATACCCGACCAGACCATCGAAAGCGAGGAATCGGCTCCCGGCTGTTCGAGAAGCTTTGGCTGGAATTGCAACAGCACGAGGAGAAGCCGACGGCAGTCATGGCTACCTATCGCGTAGACCACGGGCAGGGTGCTGATTTTTTTGCCAAGAGAGGCTTTGCTTCTCTCTGGGGACATCATCTGATGAAATACACAGGAGAGATCGGGCCGGAACCGACTCTCGACGTACGAAAATTCACCGAGTCCGATATGGATATGTACATCCAATCGCAGAGTGACGCTTACTATGAGGTACGCAAAGGCATTGATCTTCAGCCATACCGTTTGGCAGACTATCCTGAGAAAACGATGAACGCATGGAAGAAATGGCTCCTGAACGATATGAGAGAAGACATTTACTTATTCGAGCATGAGGGAGTATTTGTAGGGTCCTTGATCATCACAGGACATGGCGAGGTTTACGATGTGTTCGTAGATCCCGTGCATCAAGGCAAAGGCTACGGCAAAGAGCTTGTCCGTTTTTTTGTGAACCGAACGCTGGAAAAGGGCTTGCAGCCGTATCTCGTCACAGGCACCCATAACGAACCTGCGATTGCGTTGTACGAACGGACAGGCTTTCAAACGTTTCAGACGACCACGACAGCGAAGCGAGACTTCGCGTGA
- a CDS encoding ABC transporter ATP-binding protein yields MDSNLLEVRRLKKYYPITGGLLGRTVGHVKAVDDVSFSIQKGETFGLVGESGSGKSTTGRTILRLLEKTEGEVRFQGIDVHALNRHELRALRPQMQYIFQDPYSSLNPRVRIGEALGEALLDHGLLPQTEVRERVLEVMALCGLAPYHVDRYPHEFSGGQRQRIGIARAIMMNPDFIVADEPVSALDVSIQAQIINLFAELQEQRKLTYLFISHDLSVVEHLCTRIGVMYLGSLLELAPRDELFLEPLHPYTKALLSSVPLPIPKKKRERIVLQGDMPSPTNPPAGCKFHTRCPYVKDICRQEVPAFREVSTDRFVACHLV; encoded by the coding sequence GTGGACAGTAATTTGCTGGAAGTGCGCCGATTGAAAAAATATTACCCGATTACCGGAGGGCTTCTGGGCAGGACGGTCGGACATGTAAAAGCGGTGGATGACGTCAGCTTTTCTATCCAAAAAGGGGAGACGTTCGGGCTGGTCGGTGAATCCGGCAGCGGGAAAAGCACGACAGGTCGCACCATCCTGCGCCTTTTGGAAAAGACAGAGGGAGAAGTCCGCTTCCAGGGTATCGATGTGCACGCGTTGAATCGTCATGAGCTCCGAGCTTTGCGCCCGCAGATGCAATATATTTTTCAAGACCCGTACAGTTCGCTGAATCCGCGTGTCCGAATCGGAGAAGCACTAGGGGAAGCGCTGCTTGATCACGGGCTGCTCCCACAAACGGAGGTCAGAGAAAGAGTCTTAGAGGTCATGGCTTTATGTGGATTGGCACCGTATCATGTCGATCGGTATCCGCATGAGTTCTCTGGCGGTCAGCGTCAACGGATCGGTATCGCACGGGCCATTATGATGAACCCAGATTTTATCGTCGCGGATGAGCCAGTATCAGCTCTGGATGTGTCGATCCAAGCCCAAATCATCAATTTGTTTGCAGAGTTGCAGGAGCAAAGGAAGCTGACGTACTTATTTATTTCGCATGATTTAAGCGTCGTGGAGCATCTGTGCACGAGGATCGGCGTCATGTATTTGGGGTCATTGCTGGAGCTGGCACCTCGGGATGAATTGTTTTTGGAGCCGCTTCATCCGTACACCAAAGCATTGCTCTCCTCTGTCCCTCTCCCGATCCCGAAGAAAAAGCGCGAACGCATCGTCCTGCAGGGAGACATGCCAAGTCCGACGAATCCTCCGGCAGGGTGCAAATTCCACACGCGCTGCCCGTATGTGAAAGACATTTGCCGACAGGAAGTGCCTGCTTTTCGCGAAGTTAGCACCGACAGATTTGTCGCCTGTCATTTGGTGTAA